From the genome of Salvelinus alpinus chromosome 19, SLU_Salpinus.1, whole genome shotgun sequence, one region includes:
- the LOC139545237 gene encoding myb/SANT-like DNA-binding domain-containing protein 4 isoform X3, with protein MATRAAYFSPSEAQILMEAYEEVKYIIKKKGNTATVIKQREKAWQSIADRLNALNMNGPKRTWQQVKIKYKNILQNAVKKNTHRQGTGGGSPKADLTPAEDMALELNKGRPVLEGIPGGKETSIGSSQDATRFIQVSGSTVFLLEPPAQAPDDADPGEGPSAAATAHDGDDDEEETISLDSRRHEDPDAIQWENQPGNISSQAIRKLYGNHLRRQIELADIDIQYKKKKMENLALESEIKKRTIRKLDLEIKKLERELQEDDTAQNKN; from the exons atggcaactagagccgcgtacttttccccgtcggaagcacaaatcctcatggaggcatacgaggaggtaaaatatataattaagaagaaaggcaacaccgccacagtgataaagcaaagagaaaaagcgtggcaaagtattgcagaccgcctgaatgc attaaacatgaacgggccaaaacggacatggcagcaggtcaaaatcaaatacaagaacattctgcagaatg cagtgaaaaagaatacccacagacaaggcacgggtggtgggtcaccaaaggctgaccttaccccagcagaggacatggccttggagctaaataaaggcaggcccgtcttagaggggatccctggggggaaagagacgagcataggttcctcccaagatgccacccgcttcattcaag tgtctggcagcactgtgttcctgttagagccaccagcacaagcaccagacgatgctgatcca ggtgaaggccccagtgcagcagcaacagcacatgatggagacgatgatgaggaggagaccatctctctggattccagaaggcatgag gacccagatgctatacagtgggaaaaccagcctggcaacata agctcacaagctatcagaaagttgtatggcaaccacctccggcgccaaatagaactggcagacatagacattcagtacaagaagaaaaagatggaaaatcttgcactggagtccgaaataaaaaagaggacaattaggaaactggaccttgaaataaaaaaacttgagagggag ctccaagaagatgacacagctcaaaataaaaattag
- the LOC139545237 gene encoding uncharacterized protein isoform X4 produces MATRAAYFSPSEAQILMEAYEEVKYIIKKKGNTATVIKQREKAWQSIADRLNALNMNGPKRTWQQVKIKYKNILQNAVKKNTHRQGTGGGSPKADLTPAEDMALELNKGRPVLEGIPGGKETSIGSSQDATRFIQVSGSTVFLLEPPAQAPDDADPGEGPSAAATAHDGDDDEEETISLDSRRHEDPDAIQWENQPGNIVRINKRTPHPAKFQLR; encoded by the exons atggcaactagagccgcgtacttttccccgtcggaagcacaaatcctcatggaggcatacgaggaggtaaaatatataattaagaagaaaggcaacaccgccacagtgataaagcaaagagaaaaagcgtggcaaagtattgcagaccgcctgaatgc attaaacatgaacgggccaaaacggacatggcagcaggtcaaaatcaaatacaagaacattctgcagaatg cagtgaaaaagaatacccacagacaaggcacgggtggtgggtcaccaaaggctgaccttaccccagcagaggacatggccttggagctaaataaaggcaggcccgtcttagaggggatccctggggggaaagagacgagcataggttcctcccaagatgccacccgcttcattcaag tgtctggcagcactgtgttcctgttagagccaccagcacaagcaccagacgatgctgatcca ggtgaaggccccagtgcagcagcaacagcacatgatggagacgatgatgaggaggagaccatctctctggattccagaaggcatgag gacccagatgctatacagtgggaaaaccagcctggcaacatagtgcgtattaataaaaggacaccacatcctgccaaattccagctgcgctaa
- the LOC139545237 gene encoding myb/SANT-like DNA-binding domain-containing protein 4 isoform X2, with product MATRAAYFSPSEAQILMEAYEEVKYIIKKKGNTATVIKQREKAWQSIADRLNALNMNGPKRTWQQVKIKYKNILQNAVKKNTHRQGTGGGSPKADLTPAEDMALELNKGRPVLEGIPGGKETSIGSSQDATRFIQVSGSTVFLLEPPAQAPDDADPGEGPSAAATAHDGDDDEEETISLDSRRHEDPDAIQWENQPGNISSQAIRKLYGNHLRRQIELADIDIQYKKKKMENLALESEIKKRTIRKLDLEIKKLEREVRYAFNVHCMLTVTQMY from the exons atggcaactagagccgcgtacttttccccgtcggaagcacaaatcctcatggaggcatacgaggaggtaaaatatataattaagaagaaaggcaacaccgccacagtgataaagcaaagagaaaaagcgtggcaaagtattgcagaccgcctgaatgc attaaacatgaacgggccaaaacggacatggcagcaggtcaaaatcaaatacaagaacattctgcagaatg cagtgaaaaagaatacccacagacaaggcacgggtggtgggtcaccaaaggctgaccttaccccagcagaggacatggccttggagctaaataaaggcaggcccgtcttagaggggatccctggggggaaagagacgagcataggttcctcccaagatgccacccgcttcattcaag tgtctggcagcactgtgttcctgttagagccaccagcacaagcaccagacgatgctgatcca ggtgaaggccccagtgcagcagcaacagcacatgatggagacgatgatgaggaggagaccatctctctggattccagaaggcatgag gacccagatgctatacagtgggaaaaccagcctggcaacata agctcacaagctatcagaaagttgtatggcaaccacctccggcgccaaatagaactggcagacatagacattcagtacaagaagaaaaagatggaaaatcttgcactggagtccgaaataaaaaagaggacaattaggaaactggaccttgaaataaaaaaacttgagagggaggtgagatatgccttcaatgtacactgtatgctaactgtaacacaaatgtattaa
- the LOC139545237 gene encoding putative nuclease HARBI1 isoform X1 yields MKAQNCVFLSALTMACPFVRDVVDEEALVLRRAFRRERVFRDRLDPLAFPDDHLYERYRFSADGIRYLCRLLGPRIKHRTARSHALSVEQMVCVALRFFASGAFLYSVGDAEQLNKATICRTIRSVCLAIKALADVFISFPGHRRLCDIKEEFYRIAGFPNVIGAVDCTHIRIKAPSGAHEADFVNRKSFHSINVQMVCNADCVISNVVAKWPGSVHDSRIFRASEIYQCLSQGEFSGVLLGDRGYGCQPFLLTPFTDPQEAQQAYNHAHARTRARVEMTFGLLKARFHCLHKLRVSPVRACDITVACFVLHNVACLRKERAPRVPPAMDWDNPAIFPDDDSGRLLRDQYVLNYFS; encoded by the exons atgaaggcccaaaattgtgtgttcctttctgctctgacaatggcatgcccattcgtgcgagatgtggtggatgaagaagcacttgtgctgaggagagccttcaggcgagaaagggtcttcagggaccggttggacccactggccttccctgatgaccatctatatgaaagatacaggttttctgcagatggcatcaggtatctatgcagactactgggtcccaggattaagcaccgcactgcacggagccatgcactgagtgtggagcaaatggtttgtgtggccttgcgcttttttgctagtggagccttcctgtactcagtgggggatgcagaacagctgaacaaggccacaatttgccgcacaataaggagtgtgtgtctggctatcaaagcattagcagatgtcttcatctccttccctggccacagaagactctgtgacatcaaagaggagttctataggattgcag gtttccccaatgtcattggtgcagtggactgcacacacataaggataaaagccccctcaggtgcccatgaggctgattttgtgaataggaaatcctttcacagcattaatgttcag atggtctgcaatgctgactgtgtgatcagcaatgttgtggcaaaatggcctggctcagtccatgactccagaatctttcgggcctctgaaatctatcagtgcctatcacaag gtgaattctctggtgtgttgctgggagacagggggtatggctgccagccttttctcctgacacctttcacagacccccaggaagcacagcaggcctacaaccatgcccatgccaggaccagggccagagttgaaatgacctttggcctcctgaaggcacgctttcactgccttcacaaattaagggtcagccctgttagggcatgtgatattactgtggcttgttttgtcctccacaatgtggcctgcctgaggaaggagagggcccccagagtgccaccagccatggactgggacaatccggcaatcttccctgatgacgacagtggtcggctgctgagggaccaatatgtgttgaattattttagttag
- the LOC139545237 gene encoding putative nuclease HARBI1 isoform X5, which yields MSSSPSLATEDSVTSKRSSIGLQMVCNADCVISNVVAKWPGSVHDSRIFRASEIYQCLSQGEFSGVLLGDRGYGCQPFLLTPFTDPQEAQQAYNHAHARTRARVEMTFGLLKARFHCLHKLRVSPVRACDITVACFVLHNVACLRKERAPRVPPAMDWDNPAIFPDDDSGRLLRDQYVLNYFS from the exons atgtcttcatctccttccctggccacagaagactctgtgacatcaaagaggagttctataggattgcag atggtctgcaatgctgactgtgtgatcagcaatgttgtggcaaaatggcctggctcagtccatgactccagaatctttcgggcctctgaaatctatcagtgcctatcacaag gtgaattctctggtgtgttgctgggagacagggggtatggctgccagccttttctcctgacacctttcacagacccccaggaagcacagcaggcctacaaccatgcccatgccaggaccagggccagagttgaaatgacctttggcctcctgaaggcacgctttcactgccttcacaaattaagggtcagccctgttagggcatgtgatattactgtggcttgttttgtcctccacaatgtggcctgcctgaggaaggagagggcccccagagtgccaccagccatggactgggacaatccggcaatcttccctgatgacgacagtggtcggctgctgagggaccaatatgtgttgaattattttagttag